From Maylandia zebra isolate NMK-2024a linkage group LG11, Mzebra_GT3a, whole genome shotgun sequence, one genomic window encodes:
- the LOC101465132 gene encoding prostaglandin reductase 3 isoform X2 has protein sequence MSRALLARNGRRALPLIYGGRRGTDTLSGVHLAARRFIVDMSYSAHFMDFKGSSIASSMKKLVVTKLSPNFREAVSTQTVAVPTPGDADLLVRNRFVGINASDINYSAGRYDPSVKPPFDAGFEGIGEVVGLGLSASSRYTVGDTVAYFGSGAFAEYTVVPAKEAVPVPAVKPEFLTLLVSGATAYIALKRLGDLAKGETVLVTAAAGGTGQFAVQFAKQAGCHVIGTCSTNEKAGFLKSIGCDRPINYTAEDLAKTLRKEYPQGIDVVYESVGGSVLELAVNSLANKGRLIVIGFISGYQSASGIPPFKGGTLPVKLLQKSASIRGFFLPHFLGVTPACKAATFTRRCRKSETHQAKAVLNP, from the exons ATGTCCAGGGCGCTGTTGGCGAGAAACGGCAGGAGAGCACTACCGCTAATCTACGGGGGGCGCAGAGGCACCGACACACTTTCAGGAGTTCATCTGGCTGCGAGGCGGTTCATCGTAGATATGTCCTACTCGGCGCACTTCATGGATTTTAAAGGATCCTCCATAGCGAGCAGTATGAAAAAGCTGGTAGTCACCAAGCTCAGCCCGAATTTCAGAGAGGCCGTTTCTACGCAAACCGTGGCCGTTCCGACACCCGGAGACGCGGACTTGCTGGTCAGAAATCG TTTTGTGGGAATCAACGCCTCAGACATTAATTACTCAGCGGGCCGTTACGACCCTTCGGTGAAGCCTCCCTTTGATGCAGGTTTTGAGGGCATTGGGGAGGTTGTCGGCCTTGGCCTTAGCGCGAGCTCCCGCTACACCGTCGGGGATACTGTGGCCTACTTCGGCAGTGGCGCGTTTGCCGAGTACACGGTGGTCCCAGCCAAGGAAGCTGTGCCTGTTCCTGCGGTGAAGCCAGAGTTCCTCACCCTTTTGGTCAGCGGCGCCACGGCTTATATAGCCTTAAAACGTCTGGGCGACCTGGCTAAAGGTGAGACTGTCCTGGTCACGGCGGCCGCAGGAGGAACGGGACAGTTTGCTGTGCAGTTTGCCAAGCAGGCTGGTTGCCATGTCATTGGGACCTGCTCGACCAACGAGAAAGCCGGTTTCCTCAAATCCATCGGCTGCGACAGGCCGATCAACTACACCGCTGAAGACTTGGCTAAGACCCTGAGGAAAGAGTATCCACAAGGCATAGACGTGGTCTATGAGTCAGTCGGAGGGAGCGTCTTAGAGCTCGCAGTAAACAGTCTGGCCAATAAAGGCCGGCTGATAGTGATTGGCTTCATCTCAGGGTACCAGAGCGCTTCAGGGATCCCACCTTTCAAAGGAGGAACGCTACCAGTCAAGCTACTCCAGAAGTCGGCCAGCATTCGGGGTTTCTTCTTGCCCCACTTCTTAG GTGTGACCCCAGCATGCAAAGCTGCTACCTTCACCAGACGGTGCAGGAAATCAGAAACACACCAGGCCAAGGCGGTTCTGAATCCGTAG
- the LOC101465132 gene encoding prostaglandin reductase-3 isoform X1 yields MSRALLARNGRRALPLIYGGRRGTDTLSGVHLAARRFIVDMSYSAHFMDFKGSSIASSMKKLVVTKLSPNFREAVSTQTVAVPTPGDADLLVRNRFVGINASDINYSAGRYDPSVKPPFDAGFEGIGEVVGLGLSASSRYTVGDTVAYFGSGAFAEYTVVPAKEAVPVPAVKPEFLTLLVSGATAYIALKRLGDLAKGETVLVTAAAGGTGQFAVQFAKQAGCHVIGTCSTNEKAGFLKSIGCDRPINYTAEDLAKTLRKEYPQGIDVVYESVGGSVLELAVNSLANKGRLIVIGFISGYQSASGIPPFKGGTLPVKLLQKSASIRGFFLPHFLGDYREALSSMIQMFAKGKLVCEVDCGDLAEEGKFVGLDAVFRAVDYMYAGRNLGKVVVEVAPPSVSNSKL; encoded by the exons ATGTCCAGGGCGCTGTTGGCGAGAAACGGCAGGAGAGCACTACCGCTAATCTACGGGGGGCGCAGAGGCACCGACACACTTTCAGGAGTTCATCTGGCTGCGAGGCGGTTCATCGTAGATATGTCCTACTCGGCGCACTTCATGGATTTTAAAGGATCCTCCATAGCGAGCAGTATGAAAAAGCTGGTAGTCACCAAGCTCAGCCCGAATTTCAGAGAGGCCGTTTCTACGCAAACCGTGGCCGTTCCGACACCCGGAGACGCGGACTTGCTGGTCAGAAATCG TTTTGTGGGAATCAACGCCTCAGACATTAATTACTCAGCGGGCCGTTACGACCCTTCGGTGAAGCCTCCCTTTGATGCAGGTTTTGAGGGCATTGGGGAGGTTGTCGGCCTTGGCCTTAGCGCGAGCTCCCGCTACACCGTCGGGGATACTGTGGCCTACTTCGGCAGTGGCGCGTTTGCCGAGTACACGGTGGTCCCAGCCAAGGAAGCTGTGCCTGTTCCTGCGGTGAAGCCAGAGTTCCTCACCCTTTTGGTCAGCGGCGCCACGGCTTATATAGCCTTAAAACGTCTGGGCGACCTGGCTAAAGGTGAGACTGTCCTGGTCACGGCGGCCGCAGGAGGAACGGGACAGTTTGCTGTGCAGTTTGCCAAGCAGGCTGGTTGCCATGTCATTGGGACCTGCTCGACCAACGAGAAAGCCGGTTTCCTCAAATCCATCGGCTGCGACAGGCCGATCAACTACACCGCTGAAGACTTGGCTAAGACCCTGAGGAAAGAGTATCCACAAGGCATAGACGTGGTCTATGAGTCAGTCGGAGGGAGCGTCTTAGAGCTCGCAGTAAACAGTCTGGCCAATAAAGGCCGGCTGATAGTGATTGGCTTCATCTCAGGGTACCAGAGCGCTTCAGGGATCCCACCTTTCAAAGGAGGAACGCTACCAGTCAAGCTACTCCAGAAGTCGGCCAGCATTCGGGGTTTCTTCTTGCCCCACTTCTTAGGTGACTACAGGGAGGCTCTGAGTAGCATGATTCAGATGTTTGCCAAAGGGAAGCTAGTGTGTGAGGTGGATTGCGGTGATTTGGCAGAGGAGGGGAAATTTGTAGGCTTGGATGCGGTTTTCCGGGCAGTGGACTACATGTATGCAGGGAGAAACCTGGGCAAAGTCGTGGTGGAAGTGGCACCACCGTCTGTTAGTAATAGCAAGCTGTGA